A window of Streptomyces sp. NBC_01241 genomic DNA:
GACGCGCATCTCTTCCCCGCCCCAGGACCCCTCGCGGGTACTAATCTCCGCCGGAGAGCATGTGAACAAGGGGCAGGACCGGCCGTGCGGCGACCAGCCGCGGAGGCGAACAGAAACCGAGGGGTGTACACGTGGCCAGGAAGCTCGCCGTCATCGGAGCCGGACTCATGGGATCCGGCATCGCGCAGGTCTCCGCCCAGGCGGGCTGGGACGTCGTGCTGCGGGATGTCACCGACGAGGCCCTGACCCGTGGACGCGACGGCATCAAGGCCTCGTACGACAAGTTCGTCTCCAAGGGGAAGCTGGCGGCGGCCGACGCCGATGCCGCGCTCGCCCGCATCACCACCACCACCGACCTCGACGCGGTCGCCGACGCGGATGTCGTCGTCGAGGCCGTCTTCGAGAAGCTGGAGGTCAAGCACGAGATCTTCCGGGCCCTCGACAAGATCGTCCGGGACGACGCCGTGCTCGCCTCCAACACCTCCGCCATCCCGATCACGAAGATCGCGGCCGTGACGGAGCGCCCCGAGCGGGTCGTCGGTGTGCACTTCTTCTCGCCGGTTCCCATGATGCAGCTCTGCGAACTCGTACGCGGCTACAAGACCAGCGACGAAACCCTCGCCACCGCACGGGAGTTCGCCGAGTCCGTCGGCAAGACCTGCATCGTCGTGAACCGCGATGTGGCCGGCTTCGTCACCACCCGGCTGATCTCGGCGCTCGTCGTCGAGGCCGCCAAGCTGTACGAGTCCGGCGTCGCCTCGGCCGAGGACATCGACACCGCCTGCAAGCTGGGCTTCGGCCACGCCATGGGGCCCCTGGCCACCGCGGACCTGACCGGCGTCGACATCCTGCTGCACGCGACGAGCAACATCTACACCGAGTCGCAGGACGAGAAGTTCGCCGCACCGGAGCTGATGCGCCGGATGGTGGATGCAGGTGACATCGGCCGCAAGAGCGGGCAGGGCTTCTACACGTACTGATCGTTTTCGGTCCACCGGTTTGCCTGATCTGCCGTCGATCAGGCCCGGAGACCGGGGGGAGCTACCCGGAATCAGCGGATCCGCACGGGTCCGTGCCGGGCCTCGGTCACTCAACGGAGTGAATCCGATATCGGTTCGCTTACAGACGGCAACTTCCCTGTCGCTGCCGCAGTCAGTTGTGGAAGAGACAGAACAGACAGACGAACCTTGCAACGGAGTAATCCCGGGGAGCGCATATGCACATCAGGGGCGACCACGCCGAGCTGGTCGTCGGGGGCCGCCTCGATGTCCGAAGCGCGGCGGACGCCCGTACGGTCCTGCACTCGGCCCTCGACGACGGAGTCGGCGACCTGGTGCTCGACCTGACCGAGCTGGATTCCTGGGACGCCACCGGACTCGGCGTCATCATGGGCGCACACCGCCGGGCCGGCCGGGCCGGACGACGGCTGGTGCTCCGCGGTGTGCCGCCGCAGATGCAGCGCCTGCTGGTGGCGACCCGACTGCACCGCATCCTGGCCATCGAAGGCGGGATCGCCGCGGACTCCCTGCCCCGCGTGTAGGGCCGGTCCGGCCCGGTCGCGCGGCGCGACCGGGGGCGCACATTCCGCACGAGAACGTGCGCTTCGGGCGGCGTGGCCCCCCGACTGTGCGGGTACACCGTGCGACGGTTTAGGGTTCGGCCGTCCGCCGATTGACGGAACCCACCGGGCGGACACCGGACCAGAAGCGACAGCAGGGCGTGCGAGGCCGGGAGGGGCAATCGTGCGCTACGCGTCTGGGGGCTTTGTCGATGGACCCGACACACCGGGGACCGGAAGAGTACGGCCGGGAGAACGACGGCTTCGGCACGCCGGACGGCCGGCGCCGGCCGTCCGGCGACGTGTCCCCGGGCTCTCAGCTCCGTTCGGGCAGCAGGGGAGGCCCCGTCGCGCCGGATTTCGGCCAGCAGACGCCGCAGCAGGCGCGTGTCGTACGGCTCATATCGGGCGACTACCTCCTCACCGTCAATCCGGTCGACGGCAGCGAGGTCGAGCTGTGCCCGCCTGGGGAGCAGCCCGACCCGCCGGCCCGGCGCACCGCGGCCGAGCGCACCGACCGCGAACGCGCCACCGCACCGCCCGTGCCTGCGGGGCCGCCCGCCCCGCAACTGCCCCTCCTGGAGCGCGCGGAAGAACGCGAACGGCTGGCGCGCCTGCTGGCCCGCGGCCACTCGGTGCGGCTCACCGGACCGGCCGGATCCGGCCGTACGGCACTGCTGGACGCTGTCGCCGCCGACTGCGCGGACCTCGCGCCGGACGGGGTCGTACGGCTCTGCGGCCACAAGCGGACCGCCACCGACCTGCTGTACGGGCTCTTCGAGGCCGTGTACGAGGCGCCGCTGCACCGGCCCGACCGCGCAGATCTCCTCGACAGCGTCCGGACCATCGGCGCCGTCGTCGTACTCGACGACCTGGAATTCGGCGGGGCCGCCCTGGAGGAGCTGCTCGACGCCACGCCCGAGTGCGCCTTCCTGTTCGCGACGACTCCGGACGTTGCCGCACCCACCGGCGACTCGCACCTCGAAGAGGTCGTCCTCGCGGGCCTCGGACGCGGCTCCTCGCTCGAACTGCTGGAGAACGTCGTCGAGCGAGCGCTCACCGACGAGGAGGCGAACTGGGCGGGAGACCTCTGGTTCGAGTCGGAGGGGCTGCCGCTGCGCTTCGTCCAGGCGGGCGCCCTGCTGCGCCAGCGCGACATGCTGCGCACCGACCCCGAGGCGTACGACGGCCTCGACCTCCGGTCCACCGAGGCGCCCTTCGGGCACGACGAGGACATCGACGGCGTCCACATACCGCTGCCCAGCCTCGGCGAGGGTGCGGCGCCCGCCGCACTGCTCGCCTCGCGGCTGAGCGGGGCCGCCCGCGACACCCTGCGCTTCGCGGTCGCGCTCGGCGGCGAGGTGCCGCACCAGGCGCATCTGCCGGCGCTCGTGGGGGACACCCACGCCGACGCCGCGCTCGGTGAGCTGGCCGGCTGCGGACTGCTCTCCCCGGCCGGCCCCCGCTACCGGCTGGCCGCCTCAGTCGCCGCCCAGCTGGCGGCCGCCGGATACGACGGGGACAGCACCGACCGGGCCCGGACGGCGGTCCAGCACTACGCCTGGTGGGCCGGTCACCCCTCGGTCACCCCCGCGCGGGTGACCGCCGAGGCGGACGCCATCGTCGCGGCCATGACGCAGCTTGTCCCCGGCGAGGGGGCGGGGCAGACCAGTGCGGCCGTGCTGCTGGCCCGCAGCGCCTCTCCCGCCTTCGCCGCCGGACTGCACTGGGGCGCCTGGGAGAGGGCCCTGCGGCTCGGTCAGGAGGCGGCCAGGATCGCCGGAGAGGTCGCCGAAGAGGCGTATTTCCACCACGAGTTGGGTGTTCTCGCGCTCTGCACCGGCAATCCGGACCGGGCCAGGGCGGAGCTGGAGACCTCGATCAGCATGCGCGGGGCGCTCGCCGACAAGTCCGGTGCGGTGGCCGGGCGGCGCGCGCTCGCCCTGGTCGCGGACCGTTCCGGCGGCTCGCTGCCGGACGTTCTCGCGCCGGTGGGCGATGAGGGGCCGGTCCCGTGGCCGGACGAGCCGGTGCGGCCGCCCGTCGGTCCGACGACAGGCGTGACGCAGACGCTGTCGCGGCCGTACGAGGAGGCCACCGCGGTGATGGCCCGGCAGGGCGCCCCCTCGGCCGCCGGAGGTGCGCGGGGAGGCCGCCCGGCGGTGCTGGGCAAGGCCCGTCGCAATTCCGTCGCGGTGGGCGCGGGCGTGCTCCTGGCCGGTGTGCTCGGCACGGTGGTGGTGCTGGGGCTGACCTCCGGCGGCGATGCGCAGGGGAATCCGGGGGTCACGAGCGAGGATTCGGTGAGCCAGGACGACAGCGGCAACGAGGCCCCGGCGGACGGGCCATCGGACGGTTCGGCCCCCGCGGGCCCGGCGTCCAGCGGCGCCGCGGTGGCGCCGGGCTCCTCGGGCAGCGAGGTCACGCCGAGCGGGAGCGGTACGCCGTCCGGTGGCTCGGCGGAGCCGGGCGACACCCCGTCGTCGGCCGCGCCGTCCAGCGGCCGGCCGTCGTCGCAGGGGCCGACCGGGCCGAGCAGGTCGCCCAGCCCGACGAAGCCCACGCCGACGAAGCCGAGCAGCCCGCCCCCGAGCCCCTCGGACACCAACTCCCCGAGCCCGACGGACACGGCGACCGAGCCCGAGCCGACCGAGCCCGCCACGTCCGACTCGGCGAGCGGGCCCTCGCTGACGTCGTCGTCACCGGCGGCGGCAGCGAGTGGGGACAGTGGCCCCCTCGTGGTCTGAACCGCCCCGTGGACGCCGAACGCCGGACGTGACGTACACGTCCGGCGTTCGAAGAAGTTCGGGGACGAGGCTCGGAGGAGAAGCTCGGAGAAGAATTTCGCGACGAAGTTCGGAGGGCAGGTTCGAGGGCCTTGTGAGAGCGATCGGAGGAGGTCTCAGAACAGCCGCAGCTTGTCGTCCTCGATGCCGCGCAGCGCGTCGTAGTCGAGGACCACGCAGCCGATCCCGCGGTCCGTCGCCAGCACCCGCGCCTGCGGCTTGATCTCCTGCGCCGCGAAGATGCCCTTCACGGGGGCGAGATGGGGATCGCGGTTGAGCAGTTCCAGGTATCGGGTCAGCTGCTCCACACCGTCGATGTCGCCGCGCCGCTTCAGCTCCACGGCCACGGTCTGCCCGTCGGCGTCGCGGCAGAGGATGTCGACCGGTCCGATCGCGGTGAAGTACTCACGCCGGATCAGGGTGTAGCCCTCGCCGAGTGTCTCGATCCGGTCAGCGAGCAGTTCCTGCAGATGCGCTTCGACGCCGTCCTTGATGAGACCCGGGTCGACACCCAGCTCATGGGACGAGTCATGGAGGATTTCCTCCATCGTGATGATCAGTTTCTCGCCCGCTTTGTTCACCACGGTCCAGATGCCCGCGGTGTCGTCCGTGCCCTCCTTGAGGGTGCAGGGCGGTGACATCCAGTTCAGAGGTTTGTACGCCCTGTCGTCGGCGTGGATCGACACGCTCCCGTCCGCCTTCACCAGGATCAGACGGGGAGCGGAGGGCAGGTGGGCCGTGAGCCGGCCGGCGTAGTCCACGGAGCAGCGGGCGATGACGAGACGCATGGTCGGCAACGCTACTCGACGACGGGTGCTCCACGCGATTCTCCCCCTTCCGCCGCCGATCACCGGACCGATGACTTTCGGTCTTGCCCCTCTTTGCTCCCCTTCGTTATTGGCCGGTTGTGTTCCCAATCTCCTGGTGCGGCCAGGACTGCACCCTTACCGTGTAAGCAGGAGGTCGCCGTGTGTGCACGCTGCGTCGCCGTCCTCCTTCCCTGCCCGTAAGGCCCCGACCCGTCGTCGGGGTCGCGAGAGGAGAACCCATGTCGCTCGACGTCTCACCGGCGCTGTTGGAACAGGCCGAGCGAGGCGAGGTCGACGAAGCCGACTTCGTCGACTGCGTCCGGACCTCCCTGCCCTACGCATGGGAGATGATCAGCTCCCTGGTGGCTCAGCTGAAGGTCGACGGCGGAGAATTCGCCGACAACCAGACGCCCCCGCCGGACGAGCAGGCACGTGGTCAGCTGCTGCGCGCGCTTGCGAGTGATGCGATACGCGGCGCTCTGCAGCGGCACTTCGGGGTGCGTCTGGCATTCCAGAACTGCCACCGCGTCGCGGTGTTCCCGCTGGATGCCTCGGTCGACGAGCGGCTGGCCCGATTCACCTCGGTGAGGGGCCAGTTGCTCAATCAGTCGCCCGAACTACGGGACTGCTAAACGCTTCTGCTGCCGCTCCGGGCCGCGGGAGGTGCAACTGGCTCCGGGGCGGCAGCACCCTCGGCTCCGACGATGTGTCATGTGAGCAGCGGCAGTACGTCGGTGCCCAGCCGCGTTACGTTCTCCTCCGTGGCCGCCAGATCTCCCGAACCCTCCACCAGGAGCGCGAAGCGGGTGATGCCTGTCCGCTCGGCGGTGGCGGCGAGCCGGTCGGCGGCGAGCCGGGGCGGGCCCACCGGATGAAGGCCGCACAGCAGCTCCGTATAGGCGACCGGGTCGCGCATCACCCGGCGCCGGCCGTCGACCGTCACATGGGCGTCCAGGCCCTGCCGCAGCCAGCCGGGCATCGTCTTCACGAGCGTCTCCACGGCGTCCTCGGCGCGGTCGGCGATCTGGGCCACCCCTGCGGACACATGTCCGGCTTCCCGGACGCTCTCGGGCGAGCGTCCCGCGGCGAGCGCGGCGGAGCGCCACAGAGCGACCATCTCGGCCTTCTCCTCGTCCCCGCAGTGCATCCCGAGCAGCATCGGCAGACCGTTCTGTGCGGCGAGCCGGACCGTCTTCGGCGAGGTGCACGCGACGACCACCTCGGGGCCGCCCGGGCTCTCGCCGCCGTCCTGGCCGAGCAGTTCGTCGGCCCGGGGGACCACCGCCACCTCGCGGAAGTCGTAGCGCCCCCCGTTGCCCGCGACCCGGGGCGCGGTCAGCCAGTCCAGCAGCAGCTCCAAGGACTCCGGGAAGCCCTTCTCGTACGCCTCCAGGCCCCCGCCGAACACCTCCAGATCCACCCAGGGGCCGCCCCGGCCGACGCCGAGCGTGAATCTGCTGCCGCTGGTGAGGTGGAGCAGCGCGGCCTGTTCGCCGAGCGCGACCGGATGCTGGGTCGACAGCACGCTCACCGCCGTACCCACCCGGATTCTCCGGGTGCGGCCGAGCAGCAGCGCGGCCAGCGTGACGGCGGACGGGCAGACCCCGTACGGCACGAAATGATGTTCCGCCAGCCAGACCGAGTCGAGACCGGATTCCTCCGCGACCTCGGTGGACCGGATCGCGCGGTGCAGCGCTTCAGCCGGCCCCTGTCCCGGAAACTGGGCTGCCAGTACGAACGTTCCCACACGCATCGCCAATTGCCTCCTTGCGGCCGACGCGGGCTCCCCTACCCGCAACAACGTCCGACACGTGCCAAAGGCACGGTCCACCAGCAAGCTGTTGCGATTTTCCGGTAACTCACCCTGTGCGGGGCGCCGCCCCACGCGCTGCGGGACACGGGACTCGGCCGAATGGCCCTACGCTGGACGGAACTGCCCAGCCTGCCCCGTGAGGTGTCACGTGTCCCCGCGCCGCAACCGCCCCCGAGGCGGCGAGAGTCCCCACGACAGCACCGCGGATCCGGGGGCCCGGTACGGCGGTGGGGGGCGCACCGAGGAGTGGCGGGGCGAGGAGTGGACGGTACGCCCGGTCAGCGGCGCGAGTGCGGCCGGCAAGCGCTACCGCTGCCCCGGCTGCGACCAGGAGATCTCGTCCGGCGTTCCGCACCTGGTGGCCTGGTCCGAGTACGGCGGGATCGATGACCGCAGGCACTGGCACAAGGCCTGCTGGAACGCGAAGGACCGCCGCACCACACAGGTGCAGCGGTCCAGGAACGCGCCTCGCTACTGAGCCCGGCCACCGGCCGGGCCGGGAAGCGGTCAGACGTCGCGGTTCTCCAGCGTGATGTACGCGCCGAGCATGGCCACGGCGGTCACCCCGAGCATGATCCACAGCGGGTCCCAGCCGGACGGTCCCGATCCGGTGACCGAGGTGTCGTAGAAGGCACTGAGCTGGCTGGGGATCGAGTACTCGAAGAGCGCCTGCTGCAGGCCGGCCAGCGCCTTCGTGAACATGAACAGGGCCAGCACGAGCGGCAGCAGCACCACCCCGATCATGACCGTGATCGCACCCGCGGAATGCCGGATGAGCGCGCCGATCGCCAGCGCGAGCAGCCCCAGCGTCGCCATGTAGAGGCCGACGCCGACCGTGGCGCGCAGCCACTCGCCGCCGGTGGGCGCACTGCCGTCCAGCATGGCCGAATGCAGCGCGGCGACCGCCGTGGTCACCACGGTCGTGATCGTGAAGGTGAGCAGGAAGAAGACGATCGCCTTGGCGGTGAGTACCCGGGCACGGCTGGGGCAGGCCGTGAGCGTCGTACGGATCAGGCCCGTGCCGTACTCGGAGGCGATGGTCATCACGCCGAGCGTGATCACACAGATCGAGCCCAGGAGTACGCCGAAGAAGCCGAAGCTCAGCTTCGGGACGCTTTCTGTGTGCGCGTCGGTCACGCTGAGCAGGACCGCTGTCATCACGCCGAGACCGAGGACCAGCACGATCATGATGCCGAGCGTCCACACCGTGGACCGCACCGAACGGATCTTGGTCCACTCGGAGGCGAGCGCATCACCGAGGGTGGCGGCGCGCTGCGGGATCGGTGAGGCGTAGAGCCCGGCCGAGGCATCCTGCCAGTTCTGCTGCGGGGCATCGGCGGGGGCGGGGGCCTGCTGGTACGGCGCCTGCGGGGGCGGCGGTGTCGTCATCGGGCGTCCTCGCTGCTCTCGCTCTTGGTCAGGTCTGCGGGGTCTGCGGCGGGCGCTGCCGGGGCGGGTGCGACCGGAGCGACCGGGGCCGCCGTGTACGGGTTCTGTCCGGGCGGCGGCGGGGCGTACCAGCCCTGCTGCGGCAACTGTGGCACCGGCTGCGGCTCGTAGCCGGGCGGCCCGCCGTACCCGCCGGGAACCGGCTGCTGCAGTCCCACCTTCTGGTCCGCCGTCGAGCGGTAGTCCACGGCGCCCTGCGTCATCCGCATGTACGCCTCCTCCAGCGAGGCCTGGTGCGCTGAGAGCTCCCACAGCCGTACGTCCGACTCGTGGGCCAGATCGCTGATCCGAGGCAACTGCAGACCGGTGACCCGCAGGCCCCCGTCCGGCTCCGGCATGACCTGGCCGCCCGCCTCGGTGAGCGCGGCGGTCAGCTTCTCCCGCTGCTCCCGCACACCGTCCGCGACGCGCACCCGGGCGAAGTCGGCCGAGTTGGCGGAGATGAACTCCTTGACGCTCATGTCGGCGAGCAGCTGCCCGCGGCCGATCACGATCAGATGGTCGGCGGTGAGTGCCATCTCGCTCATCAGATGGCTGGAGACGAAGACCGTACGGCCCTCCGACGCCAGCGTCTTCATCAGATTGCGGACCCAGAGGATGCCCTCGGGGTCGAGGCCGTTGACCGGCTCGTCGAAGAGCAGCACCTTCGGGTCGCCGAGCAGCGCGGCGGCGATGCCGAGCCGCTGGCCCATGCCGAGCGAGAAGCCCTTGGACCGCTTGCGCGCGACGTCGTGCAGACCGACGACGCCGAGCACCTCGTCGACCCGGGCAGCCGGGATACCGGCGAGCTGGGCGAGCGAGAGGAGGTGGTTACGGGCGCTGCGGCCGCCGTGCACCGCCTTCGCGTCCAGCAGCGCACCCACCTGACGCGGGGCGTTCGGCAGGCTGCGGAAGGGGTGGCCGCCGATCGTGACATGACCGGACGTCGGACGGTCCAGGCCCAGCATCATGCGCATCGTGGTGGACTTGCCCGACCCGTTGGGACCGAGGAATCCGGTCACGGCGCCCGGCCGCACCTGGAAGGAAAGATTGTGCACGGCCGTCTTCGCACCGTAGCGCTTGGTCAGGCCGACTGCCTCGATCATGCTCCAGCCCCATCGACTTCTGTCTGTCG
This region includes:
- the nucS gene encoding endonuclease NucS is translated as MRLVIARCSVDYAGRLTAHLPSAPRLILVKADGSVSIHADDRAYKPLNWMSPPCTLKEGTDDTAGIWTVVNKAGEKLIITMEEILHDSSHELGVDPGLIKDGVEAHLQELLADRIETLGEGYTLIRREYFTAIGPVDILCRDADGQTVAVELKRRGDIDGVEQLTRYLELLNRDPHLAPVKGIFAAQEIKPQARVLATDRGIGCVVLDYDALRGIEDDKLRLF
- a CDS encoding STAS domain-containing protein, with amino-acid sequence MHIRGDHAELVVGGRLDVRSAADARTVLHSALDDGVGDLVLDLTELDSWDATGLGVIMGAHRRAGRAGRRLVLRGVPPQMQRLLVATRLHRILAIEGGIAADSLPRV
- a CDS encoding 3-hydroxyacyl-CoA dehydrogenase family protein, encoding MARKLAVIGAGLMGSGIAQVSAQAGWDVVLRDVTDEALTRGRDGIKASYDKFVSKGKLAAADADAALARITTTTDLDAVADADVVVEAVFEKLEVKHEIFRALDKIVRDDAVLASNTSAIPITKIAAVTERPERVVGVHFFSPVPMMQLCELVRGYKTSDETLATAREFAESVGKTCIVVNRDVAGFVTTRLISALVVEAAKLYESGVASAEDIDTACKLGFGHAMGPLATADLTGVDILLHATSNIYTESQDEKFAAPELMRRMVDAGDIGRKSGQGFYTY
- a CDS encoding ATP-binding protein → MDPTHRGPEEYGRENDGFGTPDGRRRPSGDVSPGSQLRSGSRGGPVAPDFGQQTPQQARVVRLISGDYLLTVNPVDGSEVELCPPGEQPDPPARRTAAERTDRERATAPPVPAGPPAPQLPLLERAEERERLARLLARGHSVRLTGPAGSGRTALLDAVAADCADLAPDGVVRLCGHKRTATDLLYGLFEAVYEAPLHRPDRADLLDSVRTIGAVVVLDDLEFGGAALEELLDATPECAFLFATTPDVAAPTGDSHLEEVVLAGLGRGSSLELLENVVERALTDEEANWAGDLWFESEGLPLRFVQAGALLRQRDMLRTDPEAYDGLDLRSTEAPFGHDEDIDGVHIPLPSLGEGAAPAALLASRLSGAARDTLRFAVALGGEVPHQAHLPALVGDTHADAALGELAGCGLLSPAGPRYRLAASVAAQLAAAGYDGDSTDRARTAVQHYAWWAGHPSVTPARVTAEADAIVAAMTQLVPGEGAGQTSAAVLLARSASPAFAAGLHWGAWERALRLGQEAARIAGEVAEEAYFHHELGVLALCTGNPDRARAELETSISMRGALADKSGAVAGRRALALVADRSGGSLPDVLAPVGDEGPVPWPDEPVRPPVGPTTGVTQTLSRPYEEATAVMARQGAPSAAGGARGGRPAVLGKARRNSVAVGAGVLLAGVLGTVVVLGLTSGGDAQGNPGVTSEDSVSQDDSGNEAPADGPSDGSAPAGPASSGAAVAPGSSGSEVTPSGSGTPSGGSAEPGDTPSSAAPSSGRPSSQGPTGPSRSPSPTKPTPTKPSSPPPSPSDTNSPSPTDTATEPEPTEPATSDSASGPSLTSSSPAAAASGDSGPLVV
- a CDS encoding ATP/GTP-binding protein, whose amino-acid sequence is MSPRRNRPRGGESPHDSTADPGARYGGGGRTEEWRGEEWTVRPVSGASAAGKRYRCPGCDQEISSGVPHLVAWSEYGGIDDRRHWHKACWNAKDRRTTQVQRSRNAPRY
- a CDS encoding LLM class flavin-dependent oxidoreductase; amino-acid sequence: MRVGTFVLAAQFPGQGPAEALHRAIRSTEVAEESGLDSVWLAEHHFVPYGVCPSAVTLAALLLGRTRRIRVGTAVSVLSTQHPVALGEQAALLHLTSGSRFTLGVGRGGPWVDLEVFGGGLEAYEKGFPESLELLLDWLTAPRVAGNGGRYDFREVAVVPRADELLGQDGGESPGGPEVVVACTSPKTVRLAAQNGLPMLLGMHCGDEEKAEMVALWRSAALAAGRSPESVREAGHVSAGVAQIADRAEDAVETLVKTMPGWLRQGLDAHVTVDGRRRVMRDPVAYTELLCGLHPVGPPRLAADRLAATAERTGITRFALLVEGSGDLAATEENVTRLGTDVLPLLT
- a CDS encoding SCO5389 family protein; this encodes MSLDVSPALLEQAERGEVDEADFVDCVRTSLPYAWEMISSLVAQLKVDGGEFADNQTPPPDEQARGQLLRALASDAIRGALQRHFGVRLAFQNCHRVAVFPLDASVDERLARFTSVRGQLLNQSPELRDC
- a CDS encoding ABC transporter permease subunit yields the protein MTTPPPPQAPYQQAPAPADAPQQNWQDASAGLYASPIPQRAATLGDALASEWTKIRSVRSTVWTLGIMIVLVLGLGVMTAVLLSVTDAHTESVPKLSFGFFGVLLGSICVITLGVMTIASEYGTGLIRTTLTACPSRARVLTAKAIVFFLLTFTITTVVTTAVAALHSAMLDGSAPTGGEWLRATVGVGLYMATLGLLALAIGALIRHSAGAITVMIGVVLLPLVLALFMFTKALAGLQQALFEYSIPSQLSAFYDTSVTGSGPSGWDPLWIMLGVTAVAMLGAYITLENRDV
- a CDS encoding ABC transporter ATP-binding protein, with amino-acid sequence MIEAVGLTKRYGAKTAVHNLSFQVRPGAVTGFLGPNGSGKSTTMRMMLGLDRPTSGHVTIGGHPFRSLPNAPRQVGALLDAKAVHGGRSARNHLLSLAQLAGIPAARVDEVLGVVGLHDVARKRSKGFSLGMGQRLGIAAALLGDPKVLLFDEPVNGLDPEGILWVRNLMKTLASEGRTVFVSSHLMSEMALTADHLIVIGRGQLLADMSVKEFISANSADFARVRVADGVREQREKLTAALTEAGGQVMPEPDGGLRVTGLQLPRISDLAHESDVRLWELSAHQASLEEAYMRMTQGAVDYRSTADQKVGLQQPVPGGYGGPPGYEPQPVPQLPQQGWYAPPPPGQNPYTAAPVAPVAPAPAAPAADPADLTKSESSEDAR